The genomic window ACTCCAGATAGGTAGATAGTATTGAGTTCCGGAGCCGGAAATGCCGCCCGGAGCTGCCTGCCAGGTACCAACGCCGTTGGTATCGGAAGTTAAGATAAAGTTGGCGGTCGGTGAGGTGGTCAGCTTAAAGCCAGTCATAACAGCAGTGCCGTTAACGGTCAAAGTGTTATTAGTTAAACCTAAAAGATCAGTGTCAGTGGAGAGGCCAATATTGCCGCCATTAACCTCTAAGTTCCCGGCCATCATGGTGTTGCCGCTGGTGTCGACCGTGAATTTTTCCACGGCCGTGGAGCCGGCGGACAGATTTAACAGATCACCGGTGGCGGTGTTATTGCCCAGGTAACCGGAGATTAAGTGGCCGGAAGTTTGGCCGGCATTGGTAATATCCAAAGCGTTTTGGATTGTGGAGGAGAGATTAATGTCCAGGTTGCCGGTGCCGTCGGGAGCGATTTGGATATCGCCGCCGGTGCCGGTGGCGGTGTTAAGGGTTAAAATTTGGCCTTTGATGGAAAAAGTGCCGGAACTGGAGTAGACCATGGGGTTGGCTTGGGCTAAAACCAGGTCACCTTCCTGGGTTAAAACCGGAATTTGGTCAGCCGAAGCCGAGGCGGATGGCGGAAAACCCTGCAAGGTTTCGGCGTTTAAGGCGTAAGCGACGGTAGCGATTCTCTGCCTGGGGGTGGCTTCCGGGTCGCGCTGGACAGTGACACCTAGCCATAAATTAGGGTTTTCGGTAAATAAAGAAGAAGGAATGGCGGTTTCTGTGCCTAAGGTAACGGAGAAAATGCCGTCCTGGTCAGGGTCAACATAACGCTGTTCTTCCCATAATTTAGCCGAGCCGGAGGCAGGTGCATCGGCGTTGTAAATAATGAAGCGCATGTCGGTCGGGACACCAATGGGGTTATCGGAGGAATCGGTTAATCTGGCCTGAAAAGACAGATAGCGGTTCGGGGTGGTGGGCGAGGGCGCCTGGGGATAGGCTTGGCCGACACCGGCTTCTTTAAAAATTTGGCGGTAACCAAAAATACCTAAAGCAGTAGAGAATAAAATTAAAACTGCCAACAATAGATATTTTGTAAAATTGCCTGCGGGAATTCTGACTGCCTCTGACCTATTTGTATATACTAATTTAGTTTCTTTCTTGAGGGGAGACTGGTTGAGAAAATTGGCAAATTTTCGTAAAGAAGACAGCTTACGTTTAATCGTTGCTGCCGGTAATTTTTGGCCTTTTAGGTAATTTTCGTAGGCTTGATAGTTAATATTCATGATAATTTTTACTGGGTTAAGCTAGCAATTTGGTTGTATGACTGCCAAGATAAAGAAATAGAGGGTTTGGGTTGATTTGACAACACGAGAGTTTGGTTTGCGGGTACGAAAATAGGGGAAAATGGGGCAAAATTGGGCAGAATTACGTTAAGGTCGGACCTTTTGCCTGTCGATTTCATTCCCGGAGTGTGAACTTCTTTCACTCCGGGAATGTTTTGCGGGTTTCCTGTTAGGGAGCGACCCTTTTTTACGTAATTTATTCGGGTAAAGAATTTAAGATTTTTTATTGTTTTCATGCGTGTAAAGTTTATGATATTTTTTAATTTGACGGTCGTTTATTTTGATTGTTATCTGTTAATTGATGATTTTTCTCTGCCCAGGATAGGTATTGATTGAGGTCAGAGAGGTAGTTTTTGATGGTGGAGTTTGATAAATTTTCGTGTTTTAAAAAATCAGCATAATGATGAACAATTTGTTCTAAGGTGATGGTGGTTGGCAGGCCTGCCTACGCAGGCAGGGGGGTGAGTGATTTAGTCGGGTCGGCGGTGAGGCGGTTGGTGTTCACTAAAAATTCGCCAAAGCGGCGCAGGGAAGAAAGGTGACGCTGGGCAGTGGTGGGGTGAACATTCTGCGTTAAATGTTTTTGGTAGGTTTTAACTATGGTCGGGGTAAGGTGTTCGGCCTGGATGTTTTCTTCCTGGAGGGTGCGGGAAACCCAGTTTAAAAACAAGTTAATGTCGGAAACGTAATTTTTGGTGGAAGCGCTGCCAATTTTTTTGTCAGCGGTTAAGTATTTTTTGAAATAATTGAGCAGGGCTTGGGACATGGTTAATTTATTGGCGTATTGGTAATTTGTCTGTTTGTATAGTTCTGCTTTGCCGGCCCGCCTAGATCTGCCTTGCCCTGCCTCGCCGGCAGGCAGGCGGCAGGCAGGCGTGAGACTGGTCCCTCTAGACGCGAGGCTGGGAAGTAAGTTGACGGTTGGTTATGGTGGTTGGGCATGGTTGTGGTTATAGTTGTTGGGTATGGTTGTGGTTGGCTGGTTAGAGGGTAGGAATAACAAACATCCAAACCGCAATCGCCGCAAATAAACTTAAGACCGTGGCGACTTCGGCAATGGATTTAAAAATAGGCTTGCGGAAAATTTTTGACAAAGAAATCCACCCCGGGGTGAAAGAAGTCACCACCCCGGGGTGACATTCTGGGTAAGCGAGAGAGAGGCTAGCAGGCATAGATTTCTCCTTTTTTGTTTCTTGAGTGATTAGACTTAATTACACAAGATTATATTTATTAAACATATCTATAATAATAAGAAAAAGCTGAGAGTGGCAAGTACTAAAAAAATTACTAATTTAACAGAGAAAAATGAGGAAAGATTAACGATTAACGATTAACGATGATTTCACACGGTTTTCATAGTAGTTTTTTATCTATATCATAATATTGCTTTGATATCTATTGACTATCATTTATTCTATTTATCAGAAATCGGAAATCAGAAATCGGAAATCAGCAGAATGTCATTGACAAACTAACTACTGTAGTGTTACTCTATGATTAATTAACAATTAACACTACATTCTCAACTGCATCAAAATAGATTAAGTGTGGATAAGATGAAATTACTTAAGAGAAAACTGTTGTTTTGTTTGAAATTTGAGAAAGATTCGGAGTATAAGCCGTACAATTTTTTTTATTACCGTTTATCCGAGTATGCTCAGGGTTCGGTCAGGGATGCGGCGGTACGCCTGGAGAAAGCCGGTTTTTTAGACAAAATAATCAGGAATAACCAATCATTTTTTAGGTTAACCTCAATGGGAAGAGAGCGATTTAAGAGAGAAGGCGGGTCTTGGGATAAGATTTGGAGAGTGGTGGTTTGCCTGCCTGCGCAGGCAGGCGACCACAATCGCTTAGGCGGGCAGTTAACGGCTTTAGGCTATAAGAGATTATCCCGGGGAGTGTTTATCAGCCCTTTTGGGGTGACTGAAGCGACAAAACAACTGTTTTTGCAGCAAAATTGGCAGAATTCAGGCCTGGTTATGGAAACAAAACGGTTGGTTGTGGGTGATAACCGGCAGTTGGTTAGGCGGTTATGGAACCTAGATGAGTTAGGCCAGAAATACAGTGATTTTGTCAATTTTGCTTCCCGACTGCTAAAATTAGGGCGTCAAAATTTTGCTTTGTTGCGACAAGCCAAAGGTGGCTTCAAAACTTGCCTCGATAGTTATTTTAGCCTGTTTTTGGCTGATCCGGGACTGCCAAAGGCCTTATGGCTTGATGATTGGCAGCAGGAAGAAGCCAAAGGATTGTTTGGGCGCTTATCGGTTTTGGCAAAAACCGCAGGGATTTAGGGAATTAAGATTGATTTTGTTTGATATTGTTAGATTGAGTCTTTAAACGGCGTTTTAAGACAATGATTCTCAAGTGAAGAGCAAGAATGTACATAATTAATAAAACTATAATTATCCATATCAAGGGAGAACAAGCGAGCAAAATGGGAAAAGCGGTTAAGGCTTGGGGAAATTGGAGGATTGGCTGAGGGAGGCCCGGGAGGGTGATAGTTGGTAGGGGGGAAGGTAAAGCAATAATGATTCTGGCCGGGGCAGTGATTTTAAGAGTAAATGAAGGGAGGGTAGTGGTGTTGCCGGCAACATCAGTGGCGTTGGCAAAAACAGTGTAGCTTCCCGGGGCCAAAGGTGTTTTTGGCTGGACAGAGAAAGTTTTATCAGTGCCAACAGAGGCAGCGAGAGGAATGGAGTTGGTCGGGGTGATCAAGTTAAGGCTGATTTGAGCGCCGGACTCAGATTGGCCGGAAATGATTGGTTGGGATTGGGTAGTGGTAAAGGTTAAACCAGGAGGAATGGTGGTCAGATCATAAGAGGATAAGCTGGTTGTCTGGCCGGCGATCCGGTCAATCAGGATTAAAGGCGCTGTGGTATCAATGGTAAAGCTCCAAGTGGCAGAGTTGCGGTTAACACCATTATTGCCAATGGCAGTAATAGTCCAGGTGTGTTGGCCTTCGCTAAGAGCCTGGAGAGCATTTACCATAATGGTGTTGG from Candidatus Beckwithbacteria bacterium includes these protein-coding regions:
- a CDS encoding site-specific integrase, whose protein sequence is MSQALLNYFKKYLTADKKIGSASTKNYVSDINLFLNWVSRTLQEENIQAEHLTPTIVKTYQKHLTQNVHPTTAQRHLSSLRRFGEFLVNTNRLTADPTKSLTPLPA
- a CDS encoding Ig-like domain-containing protein gives rise to the protein MPKKLLIIAVIIFITVIFNSTPVISFDNNATVTATVPEFTHPEPDTPVLISPTNNSTISTTAPTFIFNPSWGQVYVDHYQLLIDGGINTNNIPQSTNTIMVNALQALSEGQHTWTITAIGNNGVNRNSATWSFTIDTTAPLILIDRIAGQTTSLSSYDLTTIPPGLTFTTTQSQPIISGQSESGAQISLNLITPTNSIPLAASVGTDKTFSVQPKTPLAPGSYTVFANATDVAGNTTTLPSFTLKITAPARIIIALPSPLPTITLPGLPQPILQFPQALTAFPILLACSPLIWIIIVLLIMYILALHLRIIVLKRRLKTQSNNIKQNQS